One Archangium violaceum genomic window, GCCGACTGCTCGGCCTTCACGCCCGAAACGAGCCGAAGCGCGCGTCTGGATACCTCGGGTGGCAGTACGTCAGGAGGATCGAGCGGATGGTGGCCCGCGATCATCTCCAGCAGCACGAGCCCGAGCGAGAAGATGTCCGCGCGGCTGTCGATCCCCTTGGGCGAGAGAAGACCGGCCCGGCCCTTCTCGGAGACGGAGCGAATGATCTCCGGGGCCGCGTAGGCGAAGTTTCCTCGGAGCACTCGCGGCGGAGTGGGAACGCGGCCGAGAAGCTCGGAGAAGGCCGCGCCGAAGTGGGTGAGCTTCACCCGACCGTTGCGTCCGAGGCGAATGCTCATGGGACTCACGGCCCGGTGAACGATGTGAAGCTCGCGCCCTCTGTCGTCCTCGCACTGGTGGGCGTAGTCGAGAGCGTTGGCCACCTCGGCGGCGATGAAGGCGGCGAGGGCAGGCGAGAGCTTCCGCTCCAGCAGCAGCCCGGAGCCGATGATCGTGGCCAGGAACGCTCCTGGCGAGTGTTCCATCACCACGAAAGGGGCCCCCTGATACTCGGCGAGCCGGAGAACGCGGCCGAGCCTCGGGTGATGCAGGTACTCGGCGAGCTGAACTTCCTCGATTGCTCGGGTCCGGCCCTCGCGCCCCTCCGGAACTTCTACCTGCTTCAGGACGACGAGCCTCCGGCGAGCCTTCTCCTTCAAGGGCCTGCACCACGAGAGAAACAGGGTGTCGTAGTCCACGTGTTCGAGGAGGGTACGAAACACCTCGTAACGGAAGCCTCCTGACTCGAAGGTGAAGCGCCCCGTGTCCGTGGGCGGGTTGCCGGTTCCGATCATGTGGTTTCCCGTGCGCTGCGGATCGCCTGAGAGGAGTGCGAGTCCCCATTGGTTATTTCCAACGTGCTCCGACACGTACCATGGAAGGGCGGAGAAATGGAAGGCACCTTACCAGGTAGGTCATCACCTCCGGGCATCCGGCAGGAGTAGGCTTGAGCCGCGGAAGGGACAACCAGGTGCGGATGCACCTACGGGGAGGAGAGCCGACCCAAGCCCCGGCCCTTATGGAACCGGCCCCTGTCGAGAAACGAGCAGGACGGGCTGCGGCTCATGGAACAGGAAGTCACCGAGCCCAACCTCTTCCTCCGCCAGGGCGGGCCACGCGCGATGGAGCGTCTGGTGGAGGCCATCGTCCATCAGGTGCGAGGCAGATAGCACCGCTTACGTCGTCGGCTGACCAAAGGTTGGCGCTACCCGAACGGTTGACGCGCCAGTGGGAAGGGGCACCTGCTGGTCTGGATCGCCTCGCAGGCCCTGAGTTACACTCTGTCACCATCCGTTGAACTGCCAGTCAACAATCAGGGACTTGCCTGTTTCGAAGCAAGTCGAAGGGCGTGAACCCATGATGAGGTTACTCGCCATAGTTCAGACGCCCCAAGGATCGAAGAGCAAGCGATTCGTTGATGTGGTGGGCGTGGAACCGTCGACAGGGAGTGTCGAGGAAATGCATCAGGTGGGTCGCCAAACGAAGGACGGTCAGCCCGTGGCTCGTGAAAGAAAAGCCTTGGATGATATCCAGAAAGCAACGGGGGAGCGTCCAGAGTTCCACCCATACAAAGATGAATAGCCGACTCACATGGGACACCAGATCAGGTTTTTTCTGACTCCTGCGGACCTTCAAATCCTCGAGCAGCGGCTGAAGGCACACTGTCCGGTGGTTTATCTGGACTACAGGTCGGAACAGCCTGTTCCGAGATTGCTCTCCACGCTCGCTGTGGCCGAGTTCGGCAAGACGTGGCTGCCGATGCTCCTGGTGCCGCCAGAATCATTGGAGGCGCTCAGCTTCGAGAATGTGATGCAACAGGGCTACTGGACCGTGGATCTGTTGCGGTCACCCGCTATCGAGTTGAGCCGCTGTTTCTACGACGGGAAGATCCTTCGTGTTGGACGCCTGTTCTATGATCGGGGCTTCTATGATGAGACGGGCAACTGGGTTGAGAAGCCCGCCGCTTTTCAAGCCTGGGCGAAGAAAGTGTTTTCAGTGGCACGTAAAGGACTCCAGAGGGATGTTGCCTTGGATGCCTATGTCGGAGAGAACGCCCAGGCGGAACGTCAGCGGGCGGGGCTTAGACTGGTGTCGACTTGAGGTGTGGTTTGATTCGTCGGATGAAGTCCATTTCGGGCCCCGTGCCGCTCACCCTCGATGACACCCTGGCACGCAAACGCGGACTGCTTCACGGTGCTGTGGTTCGCCCAGGAGGGGCACGTTCTCTACGAGCATCCCTTGCGGCCCTGGTATAGGCACAAGGTACGTCCCTCCTTCGCCGACATGCAGGCAGCGGCTTGCGCTTCGGCCAAAAGTGCGAAACTCGAACTCAGAGGCTGCATCGACCCCGGCCCTCTCCTCGAAGTGGAAGAGGGCGGGTCGTAGCACCGGAACTCAGGAGCCCGTGGCGGCCAGCTCGCGCAGCTGCGGCGCCGCCGAGAGGAACTTCAGCTCCGGGTGCTTCTCCTCGGCGTGCTGCAACGCCCAGTCGTCCCGGAAGAGCACCAGCGGCAGTCCGTCACGGTCCTGCACCGTCTGCCGGTTGCCCTCCCAGTCGAAGCTCTTCGGATCGAAGTTCGGCCCCACCACCCACCGCGCGTGGCTGAACGGCAGCCGGTCCAGCATGATGCGAGCGCCGTACTCGTGCTCCACCCGGTACTGCAGCACCTCGAACTGCAGCGCTCCCACCACGCCCACGATGGGATCCTTCATCCCCATCCCGAGCTGCTGGAAGATCTGCACCGTGCCCTCCTCGGAGAGCTGCTCCAGGCCCTTCTCCATCTGCTTGCGCCGCAATGGATCCTTCGAGCGCACGATGGCGAAGTGCTCCGGGCTGAAGCGCGGCACGCTGTCGAACAGCAGATCCTCGCCCTCGCAGAGCGTGTCCCCGATGCGGAACATGCCCGGGTCGAACAGACCGATGACGTCCCCGGGCCACGCGTCCTCGATGGCCGTGCGCTCGGCCGCCATGAACTGGCTCGGCTTGGCCAGGCGCACGTCCTTGCCCAGCCGCGAGTGGAACGCGCTCATCCCCTTGACGTACCGGCCCGACACCACCCGCATGAACGCGATGCGGTCGCGGTGCGCCGGATCCATGTTCGCCTGGATCTTGAACACGAAGCCCGCGAACTTCGGGTTCGTGGGCTCGCGCGGCCCGTTCTTCGTCTGACGCGACGTGGGGGCCGGCGCCAGCTCCAGGAAGTGGTCCAGGAACGGCCGCACGCCGAAGTTCGTCATCGCGCTGCCGAAGAACATCGGCGTGAGCTGACCCGTGGCCACCTTCTCCCGGGTGAACTCGTCCCCGCCGATGTCCAGCAGCTCGATCTCCTCCTTGAGCGTGGCCAGCTCGCGCTCGGTGAGGACGGAGTGGATGTCCGGCGAGTCGATGGACACGGAGCGCTCGGCCACCTCGGACTCGCCGTGACGGCCCTCCGCGGAGAAGACGTGCACCACCTTGTTCTGCCGGTCATACACGCCCCGGAACTCCGGCCCCATGCCGATGGGCCAGTTCATCGGGTAGGCGCGGATGCCGAGCACCTGCTCCAATTCGTCCATCAGCTCGAGCGGCGCGCGGCCGAAGCGGTCGAGCTTGTTGACGAAGGTGAAGATGGGGATGCCGCGCATGCGGCACACCTTGAAGAGCTTCTTGGTCTGCGGCTCGACGCCCTTGGCGGCGTCGATGAGCATCACCGCCGAGTCCGCCGCCGCCAGGGTGCGGTAGGTGTCCTCGGAGAAGTCCTGGTGGCCCGGGGTGTCCAGCAGGTTCACCGCGTGGCCCCGGTAGGGGAACTGGAGCACCGAGGAGGTCACGGAGATACCGCGCTCCTTCTCCAGCTCCATCCAGTCGCTCGTGGCGTGGCGGCTCGCACGGCGAGCCTTCACACTGCCAGCGAGGTGGATGGCGCCACCGTAGAGCAGCAGCTTCTCGGTGAGGGTCGTCTTACCCGCGTCGGGGTGGGAGATGATCGCGAAAGTGCGCCGACGGGCGACTTCCTGGTCGAGCTCGGATGCCATATCGGGAAGGGAACTATCACGGGGCGTGTGTTTTTTCGCGGGGTTCCGTCCGTATGAGGCGTCCCCCCGGGGAGCATCCAGGCACACAGCCCCCCCTCCATACGCCATGTACGTCCCCGCTCCCTCTGGGAGAGGGTCGGGGTGAGGGTCTACGACCTGCTCCGGCCCCCCTTTCGCCTACAGCCTGTTGCTGCACCGGACGGCATACCTGTTCTGCCTGCTGCTGCCGTTCGGACTGGCTGGGCGAGCCGGTGCCCGAGCCGCTGACGCCCAAGGGGTTCCTGCTGCAATGAGGCGCGAGGGGCTCGATCGCACGGCCCCCCACCCTGCCTACGAGCCGACCCCGCCTCCGCCCTTCCCGCCTGCCCCCCTCGGGAGGTATGCACCGGGGCAATGAAGCACGACGAGACAGCCCAGACACTCCCAGCCGATGCACCGCCGACCGCCTTGTCGCTGGACGAGGTGCGCCGATGCACGCAGCTCATCGAGGCGATCGTCAAGGACCGCGTCCTGCTGATGCGTCTCCCGGAGGAGGACCGGATCGCGCTCCTGACCGCTGCGGGCAACATGGTGCACCCGGAGCGCGACGCGAAGTCGCGGCTCGCGAAGGCGCTGAGGCACGAGCGCAAGAAGACGAAGCGCGAGCACGACCGCAACGTCCGCGCGACGACGGAGATCCGCACGCTGCGCCGCTCCCCCGTGTTCACGGTGCCGCAGCTTCCTCCGCCGCCGCCCACGGAGACGGGTCCGGAGCGCATCCTCGAGAACCCGCGCCGGTGCTACGTCTGCAAGGCGGAGTACCGGAAGCTGCACTTCTTCTACGACATGATGTGCATCGAGTGCGGGGACTTCAATTACGCGAAGCGGACCCAGCGGGCGCCGCTGTCCGGAAAGGTCGCGCTGCTCACCGGCGCGCGCGTGAAGATCGGCTTCCAGGCGTCGTTGATGCTGCTGCGCTCGGGTGCGCGGGTGATCGCCACCACGCGGTTTCCCAAGGACGCGGCGTATCGCTACGCGCAGGAGCCGGACTTCTCGTCCTGGTCGCACCGGCTGCACATCCATGGCCTGGACCTGCGGCACGCCCCCAGCGTCGAGCTCTTCGCGCGGCACATCGAGCAGACGCACCAGCGGCTGGACATCCTCATCAACAACGCGGCGCAGACCGTGCGCCGTCCGCCCGGCTTCTACGCGCACCTGCTGGAGGGCGAGCTGCGCCCCATCGAGGATCTCCCGCCCGAGCTGCGCCCGCTCCTCACCGGACACGAGGAGTGCGTCGCGGCGGTGCAGCCGGCCCTGGCCGCGGGCGGCGTCGACCCCTCGACGCTCGTGCCCACGTGGCGCAGCAGTGATCCCGCGCTCGGCATCCACTCGTCCGCCGCGCTGTCGCAGCTGCCGTACGTGCTCGAGCAGGAGGGCGACACGAGCGCCCTCTTCCCCCAGGGCCGGCTGGACGCGGACCTGCAGCAGGTGGATTTGCGGACGATGAACTCCTGGCGGATGAAGCTCGCGGAAGTCCCGACGGCCGAGATGCTGGAGGTCCACCTGGTGAACGCGGTGGCGCCCTTCATCCTCTGCGGGAAGCTGAAGCCGCTGATGATGCGGGACCGCTCCAAGCCCGGCCACATCGTGAACGTCTCCGCGATGGAGGGAAGCTTCTCGCGCGGGACGAAGACGGACAAGCATCCGCACACGAACATGGCCAAGGCCGCGCTGAACATGATGACGCTGACCTCCGCGCCGGACTACGCGAAGGACGGCATCTACATGAACGCGGTGGACACCGGCTGGGTCACGGATGAGGACCCGGTGGTGCACGCGGAGCGCAAGCAGCAGGAACTCGACTTCCAGCCGCCGCTGGACATCGTCGACGGCGCGGCGCGCGTGGTGGATCCGGTCATCTACTCGGAGAACACCGGCCAGTACGTGTGGGGCAACTTCTTCAAGGACTACCGCCACACCGCCTGGTGACGGCGGAGCGGGAGCCGCACGAAAACGTTGCAGGGAGCTCACAATGGAGCGGGTACCGTACGGCCCGACGCCATGAGACATCCCGACACGAATGCCATGAAGCGAGCGAGCCACGTGCTCGCCGCGACCCTGATGTTGGTGGGAGGAGGAGCACGCGCGGAGACCTCCGGCCCAACCTCCCCCGCGCGCCACGAAGTCAGCGTAGGCGCCACCTCGTTTCTCACCCTTGCCTCGTTGGGCTCCACGGAGACGCAGCTCACCCTGGATGTCGCCTGGCACTACACGCTGGGCATGGGAGCGAGGCCGCGGAGCGTGCGGCTGACGGCGGGAGTCCGCGTGGGCCCGCCGGGTAGCGCCGAGCTGCCACTGGAGGGCTACGGGCGTGTGGAGCTGGTGGCGCGGGTGGGACCCTGGGTGCCCGCGATGGGCCCGGAAGTGGGAGTGAGCGGCTTCACCCACCTGAGTCGCTACAGCGAGAGCCCCGCCTACCCCCGAGGCGTTCGCGGAGTGGTGCAGGAGCGCCTGGGACTCACCTATGCCGGCCTCGCGCTCGCGCCACTGCGCTTCCAGCTCGGGCGATTCACCGTCAGCGCCGCGGAGCTACAGGCGGCGACCCCCTTGGAGGACTTCGGCTCGGCCGTCCGCGTCCAGCTCGGCCTGTTGCACCTGGGAGGAACTTTTTGATGCGCACCATGAGACGGCTCACCCCGCTGTGGATGGCCATGGCCCTGTCAGCGGGCTGCGCCACCGAACCCCTCCCGCTCGACGAGGCACGAATGCCTGGCCTGCCGGAGCTCTCCGCTGCCGTGGATGAGGTGCGGCTGAGGAACACGGTGGAGGAGGTGGTGGCCGCGCACCGGAGCGACACGCCGCTGGACTGCACGCGCCTCGGCATCCCCGACGCCACCGAGGACAACCCCTTCTGTCACCACACGCGGGAGAAGGCGCGTGAGTACATGCACCGCGAGCTCCAGGAGCTGGGCTACACCGTGAACGACCAGGTGTCGCGGGATGGCGAGCTCGACGTCGCCAATGTGGTCGCGGAGAAGCGGGGCACACGCTTCCCGGACGAGGTGGTGCTGGTGGGCGCGCACTACGACGCCTTCTACGCGGGGGCCGATGACAACTCCACCGGAGTGGCCGCGGTGCTGGAGCTGGCGCGCGTCCTGTCGGCCCACTCCTTCGAGCGGACCGTGCGCTTCGTGGGCTTCGACCTGGAGGAATTCGGACTGGTGGGGAGCACCCGGTACGTGAACGAGCAGGTGAAGGGCGAGAAGGTGGTGGTGGCCCTCATCCTCGACAGCATCGGCTACCGGGACACCACGCCCGGCTCGCAGCAGTCGGTGCCACCGCTCTCCTTCCCCTCGGCGGCGGACTTCATCCTCGCCACCACCAACGCGGACTCCTCCCAGCAGGCCGATGAGCTGTGGGCGCTCAACCAGCGCCTGGGACTCACCCGGGTGATGACGCTCGGCGCGCCGGGCAATGGAAACGGACCGGCGACCGGAGACCTCATGCGCAGCGATCACGCCCCCTTCTGGCTGGCAGGCAAGCCCGCCATCTTCCTGGGAGACACGGCCGACCTGCGCAGCCCCCACTACCACCAGCCCACGGATACACCGGACACCGTCGACTTCGAGTTCGTCGCAGAGGTGGTGCGGTTGTCGGCCGTATCGCTCGCCTACTGGGCGGGAGGTGTCCAATGAAGGCGCCTGTGTTGGGGCTGCTGCTCGGCGCCCTGTGCCTCCTCCCCTCCCTCGCCAGCGCACGGGAACCGGGCGCCCACCAGCTCTCGGTCTATCTCCGCGGCGGCGTCTCGGCCGTGCTCGCGCCCTCTCGGGCCATGGGCGGCCTGGGTGTGGGCGTGGGCGTACGCGACGTGCTGAAGGACCGGTTCATCCTCCAGGCGGACGCGAGCTATCTCACGCTGCTCGGGCACGTGGGTGAGGTGCGCCTGGGGGCGGGCGTGCAACGTGGGGGCACGTGGTCGCCCGCGGCGCTCGCCACGGTGTCCCTGCTGATGGGGGATGCCCTGACGACACGCACCGAGACCATCCCCCGGTCACCCCGAGGACCGGCCGGAGCGCTCGGGGTGACGCTCGCGCCGCTGCGCTTCTGCATGGAGGGAGGCAGCTGCGTGTCGGTGCTGGAGCTGGGCGTGGGCTATGGGACGGACTTCGCCACCGCGGGCCCCTCGCTCCAGGTCGGATTGATGGAGATGGGACTGGCCTTCTGAAGCAGGGGCGCGCCTCAGCTGCTCGCGGAGGTGTAGCGGCTGATGGCGCGCAACCACACCCGGCGGGAGATGAACGCGAAGAGGATGGAGCCCACCACCGCCCACAGCAATGACGTCCACGGCAGCCGCCCCAGCATCGCCTGCGCCGGGAAGGTGGTCATCACCGCCAACGGAATCACGAAGGTGAAGACGAAGGACAGCACCCCGCGGAACACCGGGGCCGGCCAGCGCGCCGCATCGAAGATGGACGTGAAGAAGTACGTCAGGTTGTCCACCTTCACCACGTAGAAGGCGGCGGCCACCGTGAGGATCCACAGCGAGTAGAGCAGCAGCACGCTGGTGCCCAGCAGCACCAGGGAGACCAGCACGCCCACGGGTGACGGGGTCCGCCCCAGCAGGTGGAAGCCGTAGACGAAGATGCTCAGCGCCGCCACCACGTTGATGGCGCGCCACGGCAGGAAGCGCTCGGTGGACACCAGGAACTGCGCGTCCGCGGGCTTGAGCAGCACGAAGTCCAGCGTCCCCTTGCGGATGTGCTCCACCACGCCGGTGAGGCTGGGGTTGATGGCTCCCTCGAGGATGCCCTGCAGCAGCGTGAACCAGCCGATGACCAGCAGCGACTCGCCGAAGGTCCACCCCTCGATGTTCTGCTGCTGGGCCTGGAAGACGACGAACAGGGGAACCAGCGTGGTGGCCGTCCAGAAGATGGAGATGAGGCCGTCGATGAGGAAATCCCCGCGGTACTGCATCGCGAGCAGGCTGGAGGCCCGGAGCCGGACACCGAGCAGGCGCAGGTAGCGGTGCAGCATCTCCCTACCCTCCAAAGGCCGCGAAGCGCTTGAGGCCCCGCTTCCAGAGTCCGACCGCCACCAGCAGCATCAACCCCACCCACAGCCACTGACGCGCCAGCAGTCCGAGCGCCTCGCCGAAACCGTGCGCGTTCGTCATCAACTCCACCGGCAGGCCAATCTGATAGCGGAAGGGCAGCCACTCCAGCAGCCAGCGCAGCGCGGAAGGGAAGAGATCCACCGGATACAGGTAGCCGGAGAACACGAAGAAGAGCGCGACCCACACGTCCATCAGCTTGGTGCTGCTCTCCATGTAAAGGCTCATGGTGCCGATGGCCACGTTGGCCAGGAAGGTGATGAGCCATCCCCCCGCGAGCGACACGAAGAAGAAGACCCAGCCCCACGCCGTCTGGGGCACGGAACCGGCGCCCACCTGGTACACGGAGAAGAGCGTCACCGGCACCACCAGGAACAAGCGCATGGGGAAGGAGCCCAGGTTCTCCGCCGCGTAGCACCACAGCGGCGACACGGGACGCAGCAGCCGCATGGCCAGCGTGCCCTGGCGCACCTCGAAGTTGATCTGCCAGGCCGCCCAGGCGCCCGTCATCTGCCGCACCACGAAGGCGGCCAGGAAGTAGCGCACGAAGTCCCCGGAGCCATAGCGGCCCACGGGCGAGTAGCGCGCCACGGCCGTCCACAGCGCCATGGAGATGAACGGCATGGTGGTGGACAGCACCCAGACGAACATCTCCGCCCGGTAGGCCACCGCCTCGGAGATGCCCACCCGGAGCAACGTGGGGAAGGCACGCAGGGTGCTCCGCACGCTCATGAGCCCACCACCCCGCGCCGCGCCTTGCTCTCGGCGAACAGCTCGCTCATGACCTCCTCCAGGGGCGCGTTCTCCACCGTCAGGTCCTGCACCGGCAGGCTGGAGAGCGCCCGGCTCACGGTGGTGTTGACGGCCTCCTGCGGCACCTGCAGCACCGCCGTGACGTTGTCATGCGTCACCACCTTGCCCAGCGCCGTCAGCGTGGCCGCGTCCACCACCTGGTTCATGCGCAGCACCACCCGCTTCTCCGGCCGCACCCGCTGCACCAGCGCGTCCAGGCCTCCGTCGTACGACAGCATCCCCTTGTCGATGACGATGACCCGCGGACACAGCGCCGCCACGTCGTCCATGTAGTGGCTGGTGAGGATGAGCGTGGCCCCGTACCGCTCGTTATAGGACTTGATGAAGCTCCGCATCGTGGCCTGCATGGACACGTCCAACCCGATGGTGGGCTCGTCCAGGAAGAGCACCTTGGGGCGGTGGATGAGCGCCGCCGCCAGCTCGCACTTCATCCGCTCGCCCAGCGACAGCTGCCGCGTCGGCTTGGAGATGAGCTCCCCCAGGTCCAGCAGCCCCACCAGCTCGTCCAGCGTCTGCTTGTACTGGGCACGCGGGACGTCGTAGATGGCGCGGTTGAGCTCGAACGTCTCGGCCGGTGGCAGGTCCCAGATGAGCTGTTGCTTCTGCCCCATCACCAGCATGATCTTCTTGAGGAACAGGTCCTCGCGGTGGCGGGGAACATGACCATCCACCAGCACCTCGCCGCTCGACGGGTGGAGCAGCCCCGAGAGCACCTTGAGGGTCGTCGTCTTCCCCGCCCCGTTGGGGCCGAGGAAGCCCACGCGCTCGCCGGGCTTTATCTCGAAAGAGATGCCATCCACGGCCTTCACGGTGGTGTAGGTACGGTGGAAGACGGAGCGGAGGGCGGCCATGAGGCCGGGCGGGCGTTTGTGGACCTGGTAGTGCTTGCGCAGGTCTCGGACGGAAATCATTGGGACAGGGTTTAACGCGGTTGCCTGGAAGAGGCGACCCTTCGTTGGAAGGCAGGGTTGGATGAGTGGCGCATACGGCAAGGACCTGGAGCGGTGGATACCGCGGCTCATCGCCGTATGGCGGGAGGCCCGGAAGAAGGGGGACGGTCCCGAGACGCGCCTGACGCCCCAGGAAGTGAAGGAGGTGGGCGCGGGGGTGAAGCAGCTCTCCCTCGGGCTCACGCGTGACCGGAAGCTCGCCGGAGCCCGGTACATGGATGACCCCAGGCTGCTGGGTGCCTACCTGCTCTTCTACTGGCCCGTCTCCTACGCCCAGGCGCGCGAGGCGCTCGGGGAGCTGCCCAACCGGCCCCGCACCGCGCTCGACCTCGGGAGCGGACCGGCCCCGGTGGCCTTCGCCGCGCTGGACGCGGGAGCCTCGGAGGTGACGGCGGCGGACCGGAGCAAGCCGGCGTTGACGCTCGCCCGGGCGCTCGCCGCGGAGGCGGGCGAGGCACTCGCCACCCGGGAGTGGGACCCCACGCGCAAGGCGGCCCCGCCGGAGGGCAAGTACGACCTCATCACCATGGGCCATGTCCTCAACGAGCTGTACGGCGCGGGGGACGAGGCGGTGAAGCCGCGCGCGGCGCTGCTGGAGCAGGTGCTGGCGCAGGTGAAGCCGGGGGGGAGCCTGCTCGTGCTGGAGCCCGCGCTGCGCGAGACGTCCCGGCTGCTGCTGAAGGTCCGCGACGTGATGGTGGAGAAGGGCTACGCCATCCGCGCGCCGTGCATGTACCGGGGGGCCTGCCCCGCGCTGGTGAAGGAGAGCGACTGGTGCCATGCGGAGCGCGAGTGGCCGATGCCACGGGTGGTGGAGGAGATCGCCCGGGCGGCGGGGCTGCACAAGGAATCGCTGAAGATGAGCTACCTGGTGCTGGCGCCCAAGGGCGAGGGCTGGCCGGAGCCGCGGACGGATCGGCTGTTCCGCATCGTCTCCGAGTCGCTCGAGGGCAAGGGGCGGCAGCGCTACATCGGCTGCGGACCCGAGGGCCGCATGGGCCTGGCGATGCAGGAGAAGCACCGCACGGAGAAGAACGAGCGCTTCCTCAAGCTGAACCGGGGAGACGTCATCTCGGTGACGAACACGGAGGCGAAGGGAGACGGACTCGCCCTGGATGACACCTCGGAGGTGCGGGTGGTGGCCTACGCGGGCAAGGGCATCCCCCCGGAGCCCAAGGGGACCTGAGCCCGCGTGGGAGGGGCGGGTGGCACGGACCTACGCGAGCGGGAGCTCCAGCGTGGCCGTGGCCCCCTTCCCCGCCCCGTCGCTCTCCAGCAGGAGCCCGCCTCCCAGCAGCTTCGCGGCCAGCGCGCTCGAGTGCAGGCCGAAGCCGTGGCCATCCCTGCGCGTGGTGAAGCCGTGCGTGAAGAGCCGCTCGCGGAGCTCCGGCGAGAAGCCCATGCCGCTGTCCACCACCTGGATGCGAGCCACCTTCTCCCCGAGGGTGAGCCGCACGAGCATGTGCCGCTGTTCCACGGGCACCCCATCCAGGGCGTACTTGGCGTTGCTGATGAGGTTGATGAGGATCTGCAGCACCTTGTGCCTGTCCACCCGCACCTTGCAGGAGGACGAGAGCTCGCGGGTGACGGTGACACCGTGGCGCTCGAGCGCCGCCCTCTGGATGCGCAGCGCGTCCTCGGCGAGCTGGGACAGCTCGCATTCGTCGATGAGGAGCGCGGTCTTCGCGTAATTCTGCTGCACCTGGACGATGGAGCGGATGTGCTCGACATGCCAGCCCATCTCCGCCAGGCCCCCCCGCAGGCTCGTCTGCTCGCGGAGGAGCTCCTCGGTGAGGGCGGCGAAATAGTCCGGCAGCTGGAGCCCGCGCGGATCCTTCGTGAAGAAGTCCGCCAGGCCTCCCCGGTGCTCCTCGAGCAGCGCGGAGAGCTGCTTCAGCCGGACCAGACGCGAGGTGGCCATGGTCCCGCGCATCACCTCGAGGTTGACGACGGCGCTGGTGAGGACATTGCCCACGTTGTGCAGCACGTTGGAGGCGATCTCGGACATGCCCACCTCGCGCGCGGTGTCCACCAACCGGGCCTGGGCCTCCTTGAGCTCCCGGGTGCGCGCCTCCACCCGGGCCTCGAGCTCGTCGTTGGCGCGGCGCAGGGCCGACTCGGCGTGCTGGACCTCGGCGTACAGGCGCGCGTTCTCGATGGAGATGACGGCCTGCGAGGCGAGGTGTCCGAGCAGCGAGAGGCGCTCCGGAGTGAAGGCCTCGGTCGCCAGCTCGTTCTCCAGGTACAGCACGCCGTAGAAGTGCTCCTTGCGCAGCAGCGGGAGGCAGAGCACCGACCGCGCCCGGCCTCGCGCGAGGTATTCGTCGGCCGAGAAGGGATGGGGCCGCGAGGCATCACCGATGAGCACGTGCTCCCGCGTGCGCTTGACGTAGGCGATGAGCGTCCACGGCAGCGCCTGGGGCGCGTCCTCTTCCGGCAGGAGGAGGGGCTCTCCCGGTGAGGCGCCGGAGATGGCCGCCACGGGAAGCTTGTCACCCCGGGCGAGCAGCAGGGCCCCGCGCTGGGCTCCCGCGTTCTCGATGGCCACCTGCATGAGGGTGGTCACCAACCGCTCCAGCACGATCTCCCCGGAGATGGCCTGCTGGGCCTTCACCAGGGAGAGGGCGTCGATCCGCGTCGACGAGCTCGTATCGCCTTCCGGCGCGTCCTCCGCGAGCACGAGGTTCGGCCACCGGGCTTCCAGGTGCCGCACCTTGCCCAGGGCGCCCCAGCGCAGGTACGCCTCCCGGGCCGAGCGCGCATAGGCATCGGCGATGGTCGGGAAACGCCGCTCGCGCCAGAAGTTCGCCGCGAGCTCGCTCGCGAGCCCGACGTTCTGGATGAAGCCATGCTCCCGGGCCGATTGGACCGCGTCCTCATAGGCGCGCGCCGCGTCCTCGCTCCGGCCCGTCACCCGGGCCAGCTCCGCGGATACCATCCGCTCGGGCGCGAGGAAGTTCTCCTGGCAAT contains:
- a CDS encoding serine/threonine-protein kinase — encoded protein: MIGTGNPPTDTGRFTFESGGFRYEVFRTLLEHVDYDTLFLSWCRPLKEKARRRLVVLKQVEVPEGREGRTRAIEEVQLAEYLHHPRLGRVLRLAEYQGAPFVVMEHSPGAFLATIIGSGLLLERKLSPALAAFIAAEVANALDYAHQCEDDRGRELHIVHRAVSPMSIRLGRNGRVKLTHFGAAFSELLGRVPTPPRVLRGNFAYAAPEIIRSVSEKGRAGLLSPKGIDSRADIFSLGLVLLEMIAGHHPLDPPDVLPPEVSRRALRLVSGVKAEQSAWASIEVLADRLLRFGPEDVERIAQQAPAPLKKIALRALQRDPAERYQSAAELRDDLRAYLRSLGQPFGATEAAAELADILKKASALKRKDAHPIEMGVLPWPKASSIR
- a CDS encoding peptide chain release factor 3, with product MASELDQEVARRRTFAIISHPDAGKTTLTEKLLLYGGAIHLAGSVKARRASRHATSDWMELEKERGISVTSSVLQFPYRGHAVNLLDTPGHQDFSEDTYRTLAAADSAVMLIDAAKGVEPQTKKLFKVCRMRGIPIFTFVNKLDRFGRAPLELMDELEQVLGIRAYPMNWPIGMGPEFRGVYDRQNKVVHVFSAEGRHGESEVAERSVSIDSPDIHSVLTERELATLKEEIELLDIGGDEFTREKVATGQLTPMFFGSAMTNFGVRPFLDHFLELAPAPTSRQTKNGPREPTNPKFAGFVFKIQANMDPAHRDRIAFMRVVSGRYVKGMSAFHSRLGKDVRLAKPSQFMAAERTAIEDAWPGDVIGLFDPGMFRIGDTLCEGEDLLFDSVPRFSPEHFAIVRSKDPLRRKQMEKGLEQLSEEGTVQIFQQLGMGMKDPIVGVVGALQFEVLQYRVEHEYGARIMLDRLPFSHARWVVGPNFDPKSFDWEGNRQTVQDRDGLPLVLFRDDWALQHAEEKHPELKFLSAAPQLRELAATGS
- a CDS encoding SDR family NAD(P)-dependent oxidoreductase, whose amino-acid sequence is MKHDETAQTLPADAPPTALSLDEVRRCTQLIEAIVKDRVLLMRLPEEDRIALLTAAGNMVHPERDAKSRLAKALRHERKKTKREHDRNVRATTEIRTLRRSPVFTVPQLPPPPPTETGPERILENPRRCYVCKAEYRKLHFFYDMMCIECGDFNYAKRTQRAPLSGKVALLTGARVKIGFQASLMLLRSGARVIATTRFPKDAAYRYAQEPDFSSWSHRLHIHGLDLRHAPSVELFARHIEQTHQRLDILINNAAQTVRRPPGFYAHLLEGELRPIEDLPPELRPLLTGHEECVAAVQPALAAGGVDPSTLVPTWRSSDPALGIHSSAALSQLPYVLEQEGDTSALFPQGRLDADLQQVDLRTMNSWRMKLAEVPTAEMLEVHLVNAVAPFILCGKLKPLMMRDRSKPGHIVNVSAMEGSFSRGTKTDKHPHTNMAKAALNMMTLTSAPDYAKDGIYMNAVDTGWVTDEDPVVHAERKQQELDFQPPLDIVDGAARVVDPVIYSENTGQYVWGNFFKDYRHTAW
- a CDS encoding M28 family metallopeptidase, which gives rise to MRTMRRLTPLWMAMALSAGCATEPLPLDEARMPGLPELSAAVDEVRLRNTVEEVVAAHRSDTPLDCTRLGIPDATEDNPFCHHTREKAREYMHRELQELGYTVNDQVSRDGELDVANVVAEKRGTRFPDEVVLVGAHYDAFYAGADDNSTGVAAVLELARVLSAHSFERTVRFVGFDLEEFGLVGSTRYVNEQVKGEKVVVALILDSIGYRDTTPGSQQSVPPLSFPSAADFILATTNADSSQQADELWALNQRLGLTRVMTLGAPGNGNGPATGDLMRSDHAPFWLAGKPAIFLGDTADLRSPHYHQPTDTPDTVDFEFVAEVVRLSAVSLAYWAGGVQ
- a CDS encoding ABC transporter permease; the encoded protein is MLHRYLRLLGVRLRASSLLAMQYRGDFLIDGLISIFWTATTLVPLFVVFQAQQQNIEGWTFGESLLVIGWFTLLQGILEGAINPSLTGVVEHIRKGTLDFVLLKPADAQFLVSTERFLPWRAINVVAALSIFVYGFHLLGRTPSPVGVLVSLVLLGTSVLLLYSLWILTVAAAFYVVKVDNLTYFFTSIFDAARWPAPVFRGVLSFVFTFVIPLAVMTTFPAQAMLGRLPWTSLLWAVVGSILFAFISRRVWLRAISRYTSASS